Part of the Sorghum bicolor cultivar BTx623 chromosome 1, Sorghum_bicolor_NCBIv3, whole genome shotgun sequence genome, TTGTGATGCGCCGTGCAACGAGACAAGCCCTCAACTAAGAAAAATGTGATCCAGAAGCTCTCAACTAAGAAAAATTGCACAGCTcataatatagaaaaaaataaacatgAATTAGATCAAGATATTCGTATACGAAAATGAAACCTTTGCGATACGCCGTGCAACGAGGCTTGATCGGTTGTTGTCTGGCAACCTGGATGCCATCTATGCCGTCCCTGGATGATGTAACGAAGACGCAAGGAACTGGCAGCGAATTGTGACCACGCGAGTGGCTTCCAGCGATTACTACGAATTCCAAGCGAGTGGCTTCCAGCTAAGTGGCAAGCAGCCACATACGAACTGGCGGCGGCGACCTGTTCACGACGACGCGGGCGCGAAGATATGGCGGCAAGGAACGAATGGCgcacgaaaacaaaaatatttacgaaaaaaaaattaagactTGGCAAAATGCAAAACGGTTGGAAATCACATCTTTTACGACTTTACAAATTCATTTGGGACTTTGCAAATTCCctcaaatacaaaactaaaaatacataacccttggagatgctctaactagatgcaagttcaacataaaatgCCAATCTCCCACATCAGGTCATTAtaccaaaagaaaaaaacaatctAGAGTGTAAAAACATCTCGTTGGTTTGGTTGGGCGTTTTGAAGTCTCACGCAAGGTTGGGCGTTTTGAAGTCCCACGCATCTTTTGAAATGATCACTTCTGAGAAACAGAGATTCATCTAGGTAACATGTAAGTAAACTCTAAATGTGTTTTGTTTGTACTGTAGTGTTTTTTTTAGAGTGAGGTCAGCTAATGCTCCACCGTTCCAATTACAGAAAACAAATGAAAAATGAATATGAGACCGATTGCTTTATTTCCTTGGAACCAGCATGTCCGAAAGGCAACATATAAACAACACAATATTTACAAAGGAATTATATATAACGCCTCAAAAGACCTCAATATACATACAACAAGTGGGAAAATGCGGCAAGGTAGACAAGCAAAGTGGGCCACCTAAGCATTTAGGATCGGACACATATCGTTATACTGTTAGCCATCACACTAGCTTAGTCAGTTCTCCACCGTGCAAGTTCAACAGCTCGGCTTTAACTTACTCATCCAACATAGTGTATGACGGCAGGTCCTTCACCTCCAGcacatcatctagaaccagttcGCGCTCCAGTTGAGTTCTTGTTGATTTCAAGACCTCCTGGTACAACAAAACCAAACAAGTAAGAATGCCACTGTCTTAAAACAAACAATGAACGATCAATGTAGTGAACACGCCAGAAGCTAACATTGAATTCCATATAGGAGGCACGTTTCACAAGCCACTGAGCATCAAGCAGCCGAAAGGCCACACAGTACAAGTGGTCAAACACATTCTCATCCCGTTCAAGCAATTCAAGGAAACGAATTCCGTACTTTGAAGATGGAATACCTGCATAAATACGACGTTGTTCAAACCACGAAATACGAAATATGCCAGGTATGTGTAAATGGGATTTGGGAATGGAAAATTACTTGATTTTAGATCCAACATCTGGACCAGCATGAATGAAATGTTGATACCAGCAACTGCAAAAGGGTACTCCCAATCTGATCTCTGCCCTTGCACTTTGCTCAGAAGCATCTGAAATGAATTCTGCACCAGAATACATGTAATGGTGAATGGTCAAAAATCAAGAAACTACAAAGACAAACAGAAACTGTTATCAGATATAAGATCTTTATTTACAGGGTAGTTCCTGGCGAAAAAGATGAGGTTCTCCAACGATATGAGTCCACCACCCCTGCATAAATGCGATCAGTATTAGATGGGTTTATCAACTGAGTTCAATTTCTCCATGAGCATATTCTCCGTAAACGATCAAATTGCAAGAGAACCTGAAATCAGTAGATGGATCATTGCCTTGCCAACCCATCTCCTTCCATAATTCTGATTTGAGGGGTGGAATCTCACGAGTGGGATAAGCTAAACGCCAGAGTTGCCTCAAGGCGTCCTAATAATGATAAGGCCGATCAATTATCAAATAATTTGCTTGCATGAGATGATGTCAACCTAGAAAACTAATCTACATAGATTATACGTACTTGATGTTCAATACGGGAGCCATCAaaagggatttgcaatctgcgtCTTAAATTATTCAGCCTTTGTTCCTGGAAAGTTGAAGGTTCAACATTATTAGACTAATAATAACTGCAACCCTATTATGTATCTTTCTTTACATTACCTGTAGAGGGCTAAGATATACTGGATTGATTTGGTTCTCTGAAGAGAAGGGGAATAATCTACCAAAGATAGATCCAGAGCTTACAATAATGCTTGCTGCAAGGAAGATAGTAAGAAACAAATATCAATTTTTGTAAGGAAAGGCACTAATTTTGTCACAATTCATGAAATTGTAGTAACATGGACTATTAAGTAGAAACACCAAATCTGTGAACAAGACAAGATGACTCCCTACATCCTGATGCTACAAATTGTTATGCCCACTGAATGTTGCCCTGTGAATATATCGTTTTCAGTTTTTATTTACAACTTCTAGAAATGCAGTGCTAAAGACTCGTACATGGACTTCTGATTTTATGAAAATGTACTAACTATCCTGCTTAGTTATCTGTGTTAATTGCTAGAATTATGTGCAATAGGTTCTCAAGAAAAGGAAAACGACAAAAAAATTTACATTACTTCTAAAAAATGATGGTGAAAGTAAATAATGAGAAGAATAATAGTGTAAGAGCAGCTGCATCCACCATCACTTGATCTTTATATCAGCAATCAAACTAAAATTTCTACCCAATCTGTTTGAATGCACAAAAACAGAACCAAGTTTTTTTGCATTCATCCAGTGGACAGTCAGCAGTGATCTTGTCGTGGAACACTGGTTGTCCTGGAAGAGGATGTGTTAAATACGGCACGATGGTTTGTATACAGTCAATAGATATTTCATTTTGAAACAAGGTTTTGGGGGTCCAACTGAACTCCTATAGCCATGACCACAGCAAAGTCCACACGGCCAGTAGTTACTTCAAACAGAGGGTGTTACCAAATAGCACATTTTGTATTTGTTTAGCAGGGAACAGAAATGCATGTATGTTGAGTATGTGAAGACAGGCATATTGGCCTAGAATTTCAAGTATGAGAGTTGGCATTATGTGTAGGTTGCTAAATGTTTAAACAAACTAACCATTAAACTAATATTTAGTAAGGGCTACCAAGGATTGAAGGGCTGGTCAGTAAATCCTATCAAAAGGTATATAAAATCAGTAACTGAGAAAAGGAAGATAACAGCCTATACTTTCAGGCATCGATGAATTTAATATTAACAAAGTAGTGGCTAAAATGATAATTACCTAACCATTGCGCCCATTGTGCAATCaagtttgagaaaagaaatgacCAGTGTAGTTGTTCTTTCTTTCTATCATCATCCCACAGGTCCTGTCTTCTAGGATCATACACCTATAGAAGTCCCAAAAGTTTACTGATGCATTGCCAGAAAATATAGAATCATGCATTCATGTAAGGAACTGTAGGAAAGTATGGAGGCAATTGTGAACCAGAAAAAAAGACTAACCGCTGATCCAAAATTGTCACCACTGGACTTCCCTAATAGAGGTTCATTGAGGGAATCAGCACTGGATATGTCAACATGCTCGTTTTTCCTTCCATCAACGTCTCCATGATGGAGTCGCCGCCTCAGATTGGTAGTTGACATGAAGAACTAGAACTTACAAGCCCAATTGCTGCGGAAAAATGAGAAGATATACTTTATTACTTTAACTTGCTGCAGCAGAACCATAATACAAGATAGCATACAGCACATCATGCATTCATGTGCAACCATCCaaacataaagcttcattcataGTCTGTGAGATGGCACTATTCTATTGAAAGAACAACCCAACGGATGATTGATTCTATCTATGGAAAATACATGGCATGAAAAATTCGGAGAACCTACTTGTTTGAGTTTATTTCTGTTGGGAGCTTTAAAGGTCCTGTGGTTGCACAAGAACACCGGAAGCAGCCCAAAAACATCGTGCCCAAACAATTCAGTGTCTCAAAAACTTAAATTAAAGGCAAAATTTGCTAGGAGACATTGTTAAAGTGTGGCTTTTGCCATAAGCCACTAAAATTTTGTCTTTGCCAAAAGACATTATAAATCCATGCTAATATGCTATAAGACACTCCACGCATTATTTTATCTAGTTTAAATAGACAGATACTCAAATGACGAAATACCCTCGCCCCTTTGCCTCAGCTTCGTTCGCTAGCAGCCTCGCATGAAAAGAAAAAACGAGAGGCCGTGGCGGCGCGCACTCTCTCCCTCTCCACCGCCGGCTATGCCCGCAGTTTTCGGCAGCGGCGTCTTGAGTCTCTCCCTCTCCACGGACGGCCGGACGACGTGGACGGACGCGGGCTTGCGGCGAGCACGTGGCCGGGCGTCGCAGCGGCACGGCAAGCATGGGCGCATGCCCAAGCGGCAAGGACGAGAGCGAGCCTCGCGATGGCCGGGCTCTGCGGAGGCACGACGAACATGGGCGCGCGCCCTGGCGGTGAGGACAGACTCAAGGTCTCAACCTTCGGGGTGCGCATGTGGTCGGCATCGCTAACGGCTTAGTGGTGTGGAGAGGCAGGACCGACATGGCATGGAGCTGAGAGCATGGGCGCACATCCGGGAAGCGAGGGCAGACGCGGGCTTCACGGCGAGTACATGGCCAGGTGCCGCGACGCCAACGGCACGACGAGCATGGGCGCACGCAGGGCAGAGCAAGTGTGGCAACTCGCATGTAGACCTGTCACCCTGCTGCTGCTAGCCGCGCTCGCCGAGTATGGTCAGTGGGCGGCACGGCGAAGAAGCTTTGGCTCCAGGCCACCGGCGAGGCTTGGCTTGGCCCCACAGAACTAGTCAAGGGTAGGGGTATTTTTGTCCAAATTTATGTGTTTTGTGACCTATCTGAGATAAAAATGCTATTATGTAAGCTATAGTGTCTTCCAGCAAATACACATGAAACTATAATGGTTTTTGGCAAAGACAAGTTTTTTTGATGGTTTGTGGCAAAAGCCACACTTTAACGATGTCTCCTGGCAAATTTTGCCTAAATTAAACAGTAAGGTTTATAACTTAGCTTGAGCAATACACAAAGAATCCCCAAAGGGCAACACAACGCTGCGTCGTCCATCACACCGGCGGAGCCCAGGCCCGGCCACCCTGGGCAGCTGGCCGGGCTCCCACGGTACAGCAGAGgcgggaggggagagggaggtgcgtacgctgggtcgccggccggtgcgcggaggacggaggcgagggcgcgagcgcgaggcgactggcgagaggcgggagggggagccgccgacgccgccgccgagcctgggACTGCCCCTCCGTCGCTGGACGCCGCCGAGGGGGAGCCGCTCCGATCCCTGGGACCGAGCCAGAGCGCGAGTGGggggaagcagaagatctgcgcgGAGGGACCGAGCCTGAGCGGCGCTGCGAGGGAAAGCTCGAGCCTAACGTTTCGATTTACCGTACAGCGGACGCATGAAAAGCTCGACCCTTCAGCTCTACCACTACCACACGTCGAACAAATTCAGAAAGgcggagagaagagaagaatcGAACTCACCGACGGGTCCCGGCCGCGCAGGCGGCGAAGGTGAAGGCGAGGAGGAAGAAGCCGTCCTGCCCTGCCGAAATTGTTAGGTGCGTAGAGAGATGGAGACGACTCGTCTCGAGAACTGGAGGTCCGATTCGGCCTCGATGCTTTAAATGCGAGGagacaaaagaaaaacaaaaataaaaagaagacagACAGGTGAAGCCGTGAAGGGGAAGGGGAAAGGAAGGAAAGAAGGTGCGGGGGAAGAACCTTCGATGCAAAGGAAGTGGTACTCGGCCGGCACTGCTGCCACCGGCCACAGAGACGAAAGCCCATGGGCCGCAGCTTGCGTGTGGGCTGATTTGGTTGGGATGCTAGTAGAGCCCGAAAGCTGCTTTATTTTGAGCCTGGAGTATTTTGGGCCACAGCAGCATTGAGGCGCAATCGCTCCAAGGCCTCGTCACTTTCCTCACCACCTGGTCCCAATTCTTTACAATTGAgtcctttttttgaaaaaaaattatatttagaCCCCTGGATGACTTAAATCCAGATTTGGACCCAGGGGGTCGACGCCGTCaatcatggcgtcgaggttacACGTCTCGACGCCGTGGATCATGGCGTCGAGCTTCCTGGCCGAGCCCAGCGTGGCGATTACGTGGCGGCTTATGtggcagaaaaaaaaagaggtcGACGTCGCGGATCACGGCGTCGAGGTAAGAAAACAAAACCTCCCGCCCGCGTCCCCTTCCAGTCACAGTGCCGTCTCACCCGCGGCCGCCGCAGCCAGCGACcgtgcccgcgcccgcgcctgcGGCCGCCGGAGCCGCCTCCCGTGCCGCGTCCTTCCTGCTCCTCCCCCTCCCCGCGGCCGCCGCAGCCCCCGCCCGCCCCGCCGCTGCAAAGTGCCGCCCCGCCGCTGCTCCTCCCCGCCGCTGCGCCTGCCCGAGCTGCACAAGCAAAGTGCCGCTGCGCGCGGAGCTGCGCAGGAGGCCGCCACCGTCGCTATCCTCGCCACGGCCGCGCCCTGCTCAGCGCTTCGGTCaggtaatttttttttctttttgtagtTGTATAATTGTTTAGATAATATAGTTAGTTTTGTAAGTTTTATACTTTTTGAGATAATTCATGTAGCAATTTTTGcataatttgatcaaacttaaaatCCCAACAAAAATCGAAACATCCATATGCATGAAAGCATAGCTTCACTATGTAGAGGTAGGGCCCATATTCAGAAAAGTTATATACaggttttttaaattttttgagcTATAATAAATTAGTATGATCTTTTCTAAAGATTTAGTCAGGTTTTaattatttttagaaaataattgAAACTccttatttttaaaaaatgtcAAATTCACACGGCATGCACTGACTTATAATTTATGCAAAGAAAAGCTATGAAGTTGCTGCTGTTTCGATGCATACTGACTTATAGGTACATGAAAATGATTTGATAGATTGATACCAAATTAATGGAGTAAACATAAACTAGCTAATGCCAAAAGAAAGTCTAGTTGTGCGAGCAAATTTTCTGAAGCTACCTAgcccttatttattttatagtgTCAAGTAAACATTAACTAGTTACTTGTGCGAAGCAAGTATGCAATGAGCCGAATTGTGATCTTTCTGCCAGGTGTGGTAATGTGGAAGTTGCTGCTGTAATTAACAAGCAAGCAAGTAATTAGCATTAGGTTGCCAATATAGTTTCTTTTGCTCTGAATTTTAACTTATTCATTGATGATCTGAGCTTAAACTTCGAGTGGGAGGCTCAGATCAAGCAAGAACATAGCCGGGCTTGCGCTGCCAAGAAGTTTGCAAGTGATTTAGAGATGTCAGGAAGTGTTTTAGTGCTGGAAGTTTCTTGTTTTCCCATAAATCCTAGTGTACTGTACTTTCATTTGTGATTTTAGATACTGTTTGAATGGTTTGTCTATCTAATGGATTCTGTTATGCTCAAATTCTTTTGCAACATTGATTTATTAAGCCACATCAAATGTTATGTGTGTTGCAACAAAAATTCTTGTGGTAAACCCTAATGCTACAATTGTGTTATGTTGCTATTGTCATCCATTGCCATGAAAATGTTTCGGTGGCAAGAGATCCTATCGCGATGAAAATTATTTGCATGGCAATATCAGCTATGCCAACAAAGTACCTCACGTGGCAATATGATTTATGACAACAAATAAAATTGCGTGACAAATAGTATTATTGCCATGGTATGGCCACTGTGGCAATAACATGTTTTCTCTAGCAACGAAAGTTACTGCGGCGTTGTTTCGGTGTAGGCTCCCAGGCAAAATTCACTATACCACAACCCAAACTAGTGTCCGACCAAGGGTCGCTAAAGATATGGAAATAGCGTTGGATGGTTGGTCGGTATAGCTTAGCGACTTACCGTCCGACGTTATATTTTGTTTTGGCGTCCGACGGTTGGACGCTAGTTTTATTTAGGTTTACCGTTGGACGGTCGGACGCTATTTCTTATGAATTGGGTCCGTCGGTCGGTCGCCATATTGGATTGGTCCACTTGTCAGATGAAAAAACTAAAACCTAGCCACTCCAATCTAATTTCCAGCCACAACACCCCACCAGTCCGCCGCCACCCTCCTGTTCGTGACCTCCCCCCTCTCCCTCCCGCTCCCGATCCCAATCCCGCTCCAAGTCCCCTCGCTCCAACGCCCGCCCTAGCGTCGCCGCATTCGATTCCGACGCCGACGCCCGCGCCCCGTCCCCGAGGCGCGCCAACCGCGAGCGTTCCCCACGCGACCACCTCGACTCCGACGCGGACGCCGGCACCGGCCGCCGCGCCCCTTCCCCGAGGCGTCGCGGCGAACGTTCCCCAAGCTTCCACTCCGACTCCGACTCAGACGCTGACGCCGCCGGCCGCTCTCCGTCCCCGAGGCGCAAACGCGAGCGCACCCCTAGCCTCCGctccgactccgactccgacaacTCCGCCGCGGCCGCCACCTCTGATGACGATGGCGGTGGCGCCGACGACGCCTCGCCTTTGCCTAGCGCGCGCCGCTCCTTCCGCATCGAGACCTCCCTGCGTCCATTCAGGACACGGGCAAGGTACACAG contains:
- the LOC110431880 gene encoding ELMO domain-containing protein C; its protein translation is MSTTNLRRRLHHGDVDGRKNEHVDISSADSLNEPLLGKSSGDNFGSAVYDPRRQDLWDDDRKKEQLHWSFLFSNLIAQWAQWLASIIVSSGSIFGRLFPFSSENQINPVYLSPLQEQRLNNLRRRLQIPFDGSRIEHQDALRQLWRLAYPTREIPPLKSELWKEMGWQGNDPSTDFRGGGLISLENLIFFARNYPNSFQMLLSKVQGQRSDWEYPFAVAGINISFMLVQMLDLKSSIPSSKYGIRFLELLERDENVFDHLYCVAFRLLDAQWLVKRASYMEFNEVLKSTRTQLERELVLDDVLEVKDLPSYTMLDE
- the LOC8083694 gene encoding serine/arginine repetitive matrix protein 1, giving the protein MASRLHVSTPWIMASSFLAEPSVAITWRLMWQKKKEVDVADHGVEVRKQNLPPASPSSHSAVSPAAAAASDRARARACGRRSRLPCRVLPAPPPPRGRRSPRPPRRCKVPPRRCSSPPLRLPELHKQSAAARGAAQEAATVAILATAAPCSALRSAPPSPSRSRSQSRSKSPRSNARPSVAAFDSDADARAPSPRRANRERSPRDHLDSDADAGTGRRAPSPRRRGERSPSFHSDSDSDADAAGRSPSPRRKRERTPSLRSDSDSDNSAAAATSDDDGGGADDASPLPSARRSFRIETSLRPFRTRASYTTQQQAQAQLQHHQPQLGTVPHLLAGGVAGAVSKTCTAPLARLTILFQVQGMHSDVATMRNTSIWREASRIVYEEGFRAFWKGNLVTIAHRLPYSSISFYAYERYKNLLQMLPGLEKNGGFGADVGVRLLGGGLSGITAASMTYPLDLVRTRLAAQVLKIWPMQRTWELHGHTIG